Genomic DNA from Taurinivorans muris:
TGTAAATCCAATAGACGGCATATAAAATCGTGCTTATCAAAATATAAAAAAGGCTGAGGCTGTTTGCCTGCATTATGGTTGAAGAGTTGCCCAGACTGATAATGAGAACGCCGGTATAAGCGAATAAAATCCAGAAAATTTCCTTACCGCTGAGTTTCTGTTTAAAAATAAAACTGCTTATCAGTGCCAGCATCAATGTCCATGAGTAATTGACAGGCTGGGCGATTTGCACGGGAAGTCCTGCATATCCTATGAAAAGGCTTTGGTAATAAATAAAAAGAATGGAGCAAAGCAGGAAACAGGAAAAAAATTGTTTTTTGGAAAGTTTGAAAAGGAGCGCCAATTCCTTATTGATGAAAATATAGAATAATAAGATGCCGCTTGCAATAAGCATTGCATAACTAAGAACAAGCAGGGCGCTTGCTTTTGCCAAGGCAAGTTTGAAAGCCGTTGAAACGTTCGACCACAATAAGACTGTTCCCAAGGCATAGAAATTTGCTTTTGTTTGGTTCGGTTTTTGAATATTGCTCAGCATGGGAGGGTAAACTTTTATTTTGTTTTATATCGCGGCAAAAAAAGCCCTCTTCATGTATTTTTTTGAAGAGGGTTTTTTCTTATTTGGAATATTTGCTGATAATGGCTTGTGTGCCGAGTTCCCCTTGTTTGCTGTCTTCCATTTCTTGATATATGGAATAGACTTTTTCCAAAACCGGCAGCTGAATATTTTTATTTTGACATTCTTCCAAGGCTATTTTCATGTCTTTGACAAAGTGTTTGATGAAAAATCCGGGAGCGAAATCATTGGCGCACATTTTAGGTCCGTTATTGCTTACCTGCCAGCTTGCCGCCGCACCGGTCTCAATGGTTTTGAGCATGGTTTCAGGGTCAATTCCCATGGCTTTGCAATAGGAAATGGCTTCGCATACTCCGGTGGTGTTAGCCGCAACGACAATCTGGTTTGCCATTTTCACATGTTGTCCCGCCCCGGCTTTTCCTTCATAAACGATATTTTTTCCCATAGCTTTAAAAATATCTTGGCAGGCGTCAAACGCATCTTCATCACCGCCGACCATAATGGCGAGCGTTGCGTTTTTAGCGCCGATATCGCCGCCGGAAACAGGCGCGTCAAGAGCTTTCAGCCCTTTTGCCTTCGCTTCTTCATAAATGCGTTCGGCAAGTTTCGGGCTGGAAGTTGTCATATCGATAAGGTATGCATGCTGCGGGGCATTGGCGATAATGCCATGGTCTGAAAAATAAACTTCTTCTATGTCTTTGGGATAACCGATCATGGTGATGACCGCATCTTTGTTTTGAATGCAGTCCTTTATGCTGTCACAAACCACCGCTCCGTCTTTTTGCAAAGCTTCCGCTTTTGCCCGCGTGCGGTTGTACACACTTACGGAAAAACCTTGTTTCAAAAGATTGCGGACCATGGACGCCCCCATTACGCCTATGCCGATGAATCCTATGTTTTTCATAGCGTTCTCCCAGAATCATATGTTGATAAGTTCGTAATCCAAAGAGCCGAGACCGATTTCAGCCGCATGCTCGATTTGATGATAGCCGTGCGTATACCCCCACTGACGGGTGAATTTATCAATGCCGATACCGTTATTTTCCATCGGTATCAGGCTTTGCGCTTTGGTGACGAGGTCATAGCTCGCTTTATCGATAGCGACCGGGTCCGTGGAAGCCAAAATTCCGATATCCGCAATCAACGGTGCGTCGCTCCAAGCCACGCAGTCGCAGTCAGGAGTCACATTCAAAACAAAGTTGATATAAATGACCTTTTCTTTTTTATTTTGAACCGCACCGTAAGCATATTCGGCAATTCTTTCGACAAAGGCGTAAAGCTCGGTTTCCCATTCGGCGGTAATCGCTTTCGGTCCGCAAACGGTTATGCATTCAAAACAGCCGATACATTTGCCGGGATCGGCGTGAGCTGTTTTTTTGCCGTTTTCATCTTTCGCCATGCTTATCGCGTGTGCGGGGCAAACTTTGGCGCAGCTTGCGCAGCCGATGCAACTTTCCTTATTTATGGAAACTTTTGTTTGGTGCTGGTCGCGTTTTCCCCAAAAAGAAGCGCAGCCCATGGCGAGATTTTTTATCGCTCCGCCGAAACCCGCCATTTCATGCCCTTTCACGTGGGATAAAACAACCATGCTGTCGGCGTCATGAATTTCACGGGCGATATGGGTTTCTTTGAAATGCCTGAGATTGACAGGCACATCGATTTGGCTCAGTCCGTTCAGTCCGTCTGCGATAATGACCGGAGCATTGACGGTGCATGGGGCGAAACCGTGCGCATAGGCGGTGTTTAAATGGTCGACGGCGTTTCGGCGTGAGCCGCTGTACAGGGTTGTCGTGTCCGTAAGAAAAGGTTTTGCCTTTTCCTGCTTGACCAAATCAACGACTTTACGCACAAGCTGGGGGCGAATATGGGTATCGTTGCCCATTTCTCCGAAATGCAGTTTTATCGCGGTTAAATCATCACGTTTTATTATGGAGTTTAAACCAATCGCTTGGCAAAGTTTTTCAATTTTGGCAGATTTGTTGTCTTCTTGCTTTCTGCAATGCATATCTGCGAAATAAACTTTTGATTTCATTTTTTCTCCTTATATTTTTATGAGTTCATAGTCCAATGAGCCCAAACCGATTTTTTCACCGTGGGTAAAAATATTATAACCATGTGTTTTTTCCCATCTATGGGCGAACTTATCAATGTTTATTCCGTCATTTTCCATTGGCTGCAAGCTTTTTGCACGGGTTACGAGGTCGTAGCTCGCTTTGTCGATGGCAAGAGGGTCTGTCGAAGCCAAAATGCCGATGTCCGCAACCATCGGGGCGTCGCTCCATGAAACGCAATCGCAGTCAGGAGTGATGTTCAGCAGGAAATTGACATAAAAAACCTTGTTTTTTTTGTTTTGTATTGCTGAATAAGCGTATTCCGCAATCCTTTCCACAAAGGAAGAAAGGTCTGAATCATGTTCGTTGACAATGGCTTTCGGTGCGCAAACGGTTTGACATTCAAAACAGCCTATGCATTTGTTCCTGTCAACGAAAGCATGTTTGGCATTTTCTTCTTTTTTCATGCTTACGGCATGGGCGGGGCAGATTTTGAGGCAGTTTCCGCATGCTATGCAATTTTCGGCATTGACTTTAACTCTCGTATCGTGCTGGGCTCTTTTTCCCCAAAAGGAAGCGCAGCCCATGGCGAGGTTTTTTATCGCTCCGCCGAACCCCGCAACCAAATGCCCCTTGAAATGGGATAAAACAATCATGGAATCAGCTTCGTAAATTTCACGGGCGATAAAGGTTTTTTGAAAGTATTTTAAATTTTCGACGGGTACTTCCATGGTATTTTTGCCGTTTAAACCGTCGGCAATGATAATGGGCGCGTTCATGGTCGCAGGACCGAACCCGTGGGCGTAAGCGGTTTCCAAATGATCGACGGAATTTTTGCGGGAACCGGAATAAAGGGTGTTGGTATCCGTTAAGAACGGATTCGCCCCTGCCTGTTTTGCCAAGTCCACCACTTTGCGCACCAGCTGCGGACGCAAATGGGTATCGTTTCCAAATTCCCCGAAATGGAGTTTTATAGCTGTCAAATCATTTTTTTTAATAAAATTATTTATTCCGATATGTTCGCAAAGCTTTTCAACTTTTGCCGTCTTATTTTCAGCTTCTTTTCTGCAGCGCATATCCGTAAAATAAACTTTTGCTTTCATCGTGCCCTCTTCACTTATCAAAATAACCGCTTAATTTTGATAATCGTTCAAATTTGATATCAGGTATTTTAGCCTTATTCAAGGCTGTTTGTAAAGCGATTAAATCATTATCCCTCATAGCTTGGTCGTAATGGAAGCAAAACGTATCCTGTATGTGCCGAACCCGAAAGTCAGGACTTGGATCGCCGCAAATTTTTGTTAATTCCTTTTCAAAAAAATCTTCAAGTTCGATAAGCCGGTTCAGCATGGTTTCCTGAATGGGAACATGGTAGGGAAAACGGGTTAAAAAGCAGGGGCGGGCTTTTTGCATATGATTTTCCAAGCCTATTGCTTTGGCAAGTTCACGGATGTCCTGCTTGGAAAAATTTGCGAGGGCGAGGGGGGATTGTATGGAAAGTTCCTGCAAAGCGGCAAGTCCTGGGCGGTAGGTGTTTTTATCTTCCGCATGCGTTCCGTCGCATACCGCTGAAGGTCCGCTTTGTTGTTTTAGAATACCGAATGTGTGCAATTTGCAGTGATAACAGCGTGCAGGGTGATTGTTCCGCACGTGTTCAATTTTCAAGATGTCAACAGGTATTATGGTTAATGGAATGTTTTCCCGCTTGCTCCATTCTTTTAAATATTCCGTTTCCTTTGCGCCGACATGCTTGCCCGCGGCATGGAGCAAAGAAAATCGGCAGCCGGTTTTCTTTGCGAAAAAAGCCAGAAAACGGCTGTCCAAGCCTCCGGAACAAGCGATAACAAAAGGCGGGGCGAAATTGTGCAAAATTTTTTGCAATAAATAGGCTTTTTCTTTTAATGGCGAAGGGAGATTTTCGGGAAAAATAAGTGTGTTCATAGCTGCAATATAGGATAAGCGGATTAAAATAAAATAACTATTTCTCTCAAAAACTTGCCTAAAAATATCGTTATGTCCGTCCGGCGTTTATTGCATGCCGAAACATTTTTATTTGCGTACCGCTTATTTTCTAAAGAGTTTTTGCTGCAATTCCGCAATTGTTTTGACATAAAAAGGCGATTTTTCTTCCAATGGGCAAAAAATCGGGGCATAACCCAGTTTTGTCGCTTGGTTAAGCCGTATGCCATGGGCGCTGACGGGTCTGATTTGTCCGTTCAAATCCACTTCTCCCCAAAAAACAGCGCGTTCCGGAAGCGGAATGTCATAAAAAGAAGAAAGCACGGCGGCAACAAGCGCCAAGTCCAGTCCCGGTTCCTGCAAACGCATGCCTCCGCCGACTTTTGCATAAATGTCGACCTGTCCGAAATTGAGGCGCAGGCGTTTTTCCAAAACCGCCAGCAAAAGGTGCAGGCGGTTGACATCAAAGCCTAAGCCCGTGCGTCTTGGAATGCTTAAATAGGTTTTTGTGACAAGTGCTTGAATTTCAACCGCAAAAGGTTTTTGTCCGTCAACAGCCATGACAATAGCCGTTCCGGAGAGCGAAGAATCCCTTGCGCCCAAAAAAAACGTGGATGGGTCTTCAACAACTTCCAGACCTTTTTGCTTCATTTGAAAAACTATCAATTCCTGATTGGGGCCGAAACGGTTTTTTAAAACCCTGAGCAAACGGAAAACTTGTTTTCTGTCACCTTCGAGCGAAATGACCGTATCCACCAAATGTTCCAAGAGTCTGGGACCTGCGAGGTCCCCGTCCTTGGTCACGTGTCCGACTAAAATAAGGGTTGTGTTGTTTTTTTTGCATGCGTCCACAAGTTCCGTCGCGCAGGCTTTCACTTGGCTGACATTTCCCGCCAAGCCTTCCGCCATATCGGAAGAAAGGGTTTGCACGGAATCCACGATTAAAAGGTCCGGGCTTGCCGTTTCGATAATATCCACGATGTCTTGAACCCTATTGGTCGCAATGGCTAAGAGATTGTCATGGAGAACTTCCAAACGTTCCGCTCTGGCTTTGATTTGCGGCAGCGATTCTTCGCCGCTGGCGTATAGAACGGTGTGCGGTTCTTGGGTTTTAATGCATACATTATTTTCAATATATTTTCCGGAAGCGACCGCTCCTGCCAGCTGGAGCAAAAGTGTGGATTTGCCGATGCCCGGTTCGCCTCCGACTAAGATTGCAGAGCCAGGAACAAAGCCGTTTCCGAGGATTTTATCCAATGCTTCGAGCCCGCAGCCGAAATTTGCGTGATTATCAAAGCTAGCTTCATGTAACACTATGACTTTATTTGATTTTATCGCTTTTTTTATAAAGGAATTTGTTTTTTTCACCGTTGCAAGTTCAAGCGTGTTCCATTCCTTGCAATTGGGGCACTGCCCTTTCCACTGCGGGGATTCCGCCTTGCAATTGCTGCAAATATACGTTTCTTTCATTTTTACCATATCAACCTCGGCTGTAAAAACTTTAACTATTTTTCCATAAAAATAAAAGGAAAAAAATGATTATAAATAATAATGGGTTATATGCTCAATGCGAAAATATTTAAACAAAATTTTTGCAACCCATTTACAAGCAATTTTTTTATTAGTATTACCACAATATGTGTTTGAGCATATTGACATGCTCTTATTCACGCATGGTTTCTATGTATTTTTCAAACTGTGACCATAGGAAACTTTGCAGAGGAGGGTCTTTTGAAAAATAATCTTAAGCTCATTGTTTTAGTTGTTCTTGCAGTAGTGAGTATAGGTGTTTATTGCATTCCTGGGAAGCAGGAAAAAGTTCCTACGCGGGTTCTGCTTGATAATTTGGGGGGAAAAGTCATTTTTTCCCATAAAACGCATGCGAACAATTACGGATTTGGCTGCGGTGACTGTCATCATGAAAGTTCCGATCCCATCGAGTCAGTGCTTGCATGCGGAACATGCCATGGTTCTCTTCCTGCAAACGCGGAGTTAGCCGAAATTGCCAAAACCGGCGACGGTAAAACTCCATTGGGACCAATGCCTTATCATGATACGAATCTTGTTACGGACAAGAATGCCTGTTTAACGTGCCACCATTTGGAATTTGTGCAAAAAGATTGGGGGCATGACAAGCATGCCGAAGAATTCGGTTTAGATTGCGACACTTGTCACCACAGCGATACGGATATCGAGCCGGAACCGATGAACTGCAATTCCTGCCACAGCGATACGGATGCCGTCACCTTGAAAGACGCCGTGCATGCGAAATGCGAAAGCTGTCACCAAGAATGGTTTGATGAAGGCTTGAAATCATGCAGGAAATGCCATGAAGAACTTGATACGCGCAAAGAACTTGTCAAGGACGGCGATTTTACAATGAACACGGATTATGCAAAATGTTCAAAATGCCATGGAACGCAGGAGCCTCAGGAATTGGTGCAAAATCGTATGGGGGCTTTCCATGCTTTTTGCATTGGTTGTCATGAAAGCCTTCGTATAAGTTATCTTGACGGCAGCAACTGCACGCAATGTCATACTAAGTAGTGAAATTATAAAGAAAGTGAGATAGTATGCGACAACGGTTTCAAATTCTCAGTGACCCTCGGTTTCGTTTGGTTTATAATGAAACAAGGAGTTTTATTGATGGTCCGGCTCCTAAAAAAGTCCGTCTTAATCGGGAAAACTTCAACCTTGTTGACGGAGTGAAAAAGAAAACGAAAGTATATCCCGGTATGCTTTTGGCGACCCATCCCTCAATAGATAAAGGGGATTTGCATTCCCCCATGTACGGTGAAATCACAGAAATAAATCACCGCAGTATTTTTATTGACGCAGTTGATCAGGAGGGGATAGAAGGACAGGTTGAACCTATCGATGTCCTTGCCGAAGGCAAAGAGGGCGAAGAGCTTATTTTGCAAATGAAGCAAATGGGAGTCAATACCAAGTCCTTGGGGCAAGAGGTGGACACCCTTATTATTAATGGTTTGAATCCCGATCCCGGGGTAACATGGGCGGAACCCATGCTCACGCAAAACGGGCACAACCTGCATGCCGGCATTGAACTGCATAAACGCTTGGCAAGGGCTAAACACATTGTTTTGGCAGTGCCGAAAGGCATGCATGTTTCCTATGACAATATCGATGTTGTTTGCGTCGAACCTGAATATCCCAAAAGCGTCAACGCGCTTTTAGTTAAAGAAGTGACCGGCAAGGAAAATCCGGAAGGGGTCGGAGCTGTCGGTTTGCATAACATCTGGAGTTTGGGGCGTGTCGGGGTTACCGGGCTTCCTCTTATGGAAACCGTCATCACCATCGGTTCGCAAACGAAATGGGCTAACTATATTGTAAAAAACGGCATGTGGATCGGACAGCTTCTTGAATATGCCGGCATTGAACTTCGTGACGGGGATATCATCTCCCGCGGCGGTCCTCTTCGCGGGGAATGTCTGGACAGGCTCGACCGTTCCATTACCAAAGGGACGACCGGTTTGTTCGTGGTAGAATCAGGAACCGTCCCCCCCATGGAAGGGCACAGTCCCTGCATCAACTGCGGCGCTTGTGTCCAAGTTTGCCCGGCGCATTTAAATCCGAGCACTTTGAGCAGATATGCTGAATTTGCAAATTACAATGCCTGCCTTGCCGAACACAGCACCCATTGTTTGGAATGCGGGCTTTGCGGGTATGTTTGTATCGCCCGCCGTCCGGTGCTGCAATACATCCGTCTTGCAAACGCCAAGATTAAGGAAATGCAGGAATTTGTTTGGGAAGAAAATAAGTAATATTTCAAGTAAAATGAGTTCAATATGAGTAATTTAAATCAAAAAATATTGTTTTCTATGACAGCCGCTCCTTTTTGGCATTGCGGGCGGACGGTGCAGGGAAATAGTATCCATACCTTATTTGCCTTGTCTTTGGTTATTGCTATGGCATTTTGGCATTGGGGAATTCCTGTTTTAGGCGTGGTGGGCTTATCTGTTTTGGTTTCCGTGCTGACAGAGGAATTTTGGAATACAATCATGGGACGCCATTCCACATTCATGGACGGGACCGCTGCGGTATCAGGCGTGCTTTTAGCTTGTCTTCTTCCCTCAACCGCGCCGTTTTGGCTTGTCATTATCGGCGCATTCTGCGCGATTACTTTCGGTAAAATGGCTTTTGGCGGATATGGGGCGAATCCTGTTTCAACTGTTTGCGTCGGCTGGGCGATGATTTTTGTTTCTTTTCCGATTTATATGGACGCAAATGCGATGCTTTTGCAAACGGATTTTATTGACCCGCTTGTGCGTTTAAAATATTTCGGTCCGGATTTCATGGTAAATTCCGTAACGTGCTTGGATTTGTTTTTAGGAAAGCAAATCGGCGGACTGGGCGTTGTGCAGAACGCGGGTATCATTCTTGGCGGAATATATCTTATCGCGAAAGGGATTGTCCGTTTGGAAATTGTTATCTCCTTTATCGCGGGCGTGCTGTTGCTCGGCGGTATTTTGAATATTTGCAGCGCAGAGCTTTATGTCAATCCTTTTTATCATCTTTTGACGGGGTCGACGTTATTTTGTGCGTTTTTCCTCGCAACGGAATGCGCAAGCGCCCCTGACAGAGCTATCGGCATGTTTTTGTACGGATTAATGGGAGGAATGCTTGTCGTTACGATCAGAACGTTCGGTGTTTATACGGACGGCGCTCCTTTCGCTGTTATGCTCATCAATTTACTTAGTCCTTATTTCGCTATGATCCAACCAAAACCATTTGGAGTTAAGTAATGAAAAGTATCATAAAAATGGTGAGTGTTCTTTCCGTGCTTTGCGCAGTTGCCGGTTTCATATTGTCTTATTTGAAAATAAGCACGGTAACTCCT
This window encodes:
- a CDS encoding DMT family transporter produces the protein MLSNIQKPNQTKANFYALGTVLLWSNVSTAFKLALAKASALLVLSYAMLIASGILLFYIFINKELALLFKLSKKQFFSCFLLCSILFIYYQSLFIGYAGLPVQIAQPVNYSWTLMLALISSFIFKQKLSGKEIFWILFAYTGVLIISLGNSSTIMQANSLSLFYILISTILYAVYWIYNTAVKLPANIKLFLGFLGASLLGFITLFFRNEPFVLPQDAIPPTCYIGLIELSIPFILWDKALQYTKSISKIATIPLISPFFALLWANSILNEHINPLSIIGLLFIVGGIFMQQKNQKQS
- a CDS encoding NAD(P)-dependent oxidoreductase — protein: MKNIGFIGIGVMGASMVRNLLKQGFSVSVYNRTRAKAEALQKDGAVVCDSIKDCIQNKDAVITMIGYPKDIEEVYFSDHGIIANAPQHAYLIDMTTSSPKLAERIYEEAKAKGLKALDAPVSGGDIGAKNATLAIMVGGDEDAFDACQDIFKAMGKNIVYEGKAGAGQHVKMANQIVVAANTTGVCEAISYCKAMGIDPETMLKTIETGAAASWQVSNNGPKMCANDFAPGFFIKHFVKDMKIALEECQNKNIQLPVLEKVYSIYQEMEDSKQGELGTQAIISKYSK
- a CDS encoding DUF362 domain-containing protein, which encodes MKSKVYFADMHCRKQEDNKSAKIEKLCQAIGLNSIIKRDDLTAIKLHFGEMGNDTHIRPQLVRKVVDLVKQEKAKPFLTDTTTLYSGSRRNAVDHLNTAYAHGFAPCTVNAPVIIADGLNGLSQIDVPVNLRHFKETHIAREIHDADSMVVLSHVKGHEMAGFGGAIKNLAMGCASFWGKRDQHQTKVSINKESCIGCASCAKVCPAHAISMAKDENGKKTAHADPGKCIGCFECITVCGPKAITAEWETELYAFVERIAEYAYGAVQNKKEKVIYINFVLNVTPDCDCVAWSDAPLIADIGILASTDPVAIDKASYDLVTKAQSLIPMENNGIGIDKFTRQWGYTHGYHQIEHAAEIGLGSLDYELINI
- a CDS encoding DUF362 domain-containing protein; this encodes MKAKVYFTDMRCRKEAENKTAKVEKLCEHIGINNFIKKNDLTAIKLHFGEFGNDTHLRPQLVRKVVDLAKQAGANPFLTDTNTLYSGSRKNSVDHLETAYAHGFGPATMNAPIIIADGLNGKNTMEVPVENLKYFQKTFIAREIYEADSMIVLSHFKGHLVAGFGGAIKNLAMGCASFWGKRAQHDTRVKVNAENCIACGNCLKICPAHAVSMKKEENAKHAFVDRNKCIGCFECQTVCAPKAIVNEHDSDLSSFVERIAEYAYSAIQNKKNKVFYVNFLLNITPDCDCVSWSDAPMVADIGILASTDPLAIDKASYDLVTRAKSLQPMENDGINIDKFAHRWEKTHGYNIFTHGEKIGLGSLDYELIKI
- the radA gene encoding DNA repair protein RadA, which translates into the protein MVKMKETYICSNCKAESPQWKGQCPNCKEWNTLELATVKKTNSFIKKAIKSNKVIVLHEASFDNHANFGCGLEALDKILGNGFVPGSAILVGGEPGIGKSTLLLQLAGAVASGKYIENNVCIKTQEPHTVLYASGEESLPQIKARAERLEVLHDNLLAIATNRVQDIVDIIETASPDLLIVDSVQTLSSDMAEGLAGNVSQVKACATELVDACKKNNTTLILVGHVTKDGDLAGPRLLEHLVDTVISLEGDRKQVFRLLRVLKNRFGPNQELIVFQMKQKGLEVVEDPSTFFLGARDSSLSGTAIVMAVDGQKPFAVEIQALVTKTYLSIPRRTGLGFDVNRLHLLLAVLEKRLRLNFGQVDIYAKVGGGMRLQEPGLDLALVAAVLSSFYDIPLPERAVFWGEVDLNGQIRPVSAHGIRLNQATKLGYAPIFCPLEEKSPFYVKTIAELQQKLFRK
- a CDS encoding cytochrome c3 family protein; this translates as MKNNLKLIVLVVLAVVSIGVYCIPGKQEKVPTRVLLDNLGGKVIFSHKTHANNYGFGCGDCHHESSDPIESVLACGTCHGSLPANAELAEIAKTGDGKTPLGPMPYHDTNLVTDKNACLTCHHLEFVQKDWGHDKHAEEFGLDCDTCHHSDTDIEPEPMNCNSCHSDTDAVTLKDAVHAKCESCHQEWFDEGLKSCRKCHEELDTRKELVKDGDFTMNTDYAKCSKCHGTQEPQELVQNRMGAFHAFCIGCHESLRISYLDGSNCTQCHTK
- a CDS encoding 4Fe-4S dicluster domain-containing protein, which encodes MRQRFQILSDPRFRLVYNETRSFIDGPAPKKVRLNRENFNLVDGVKKKTKVYPGMLLATHPSIDKGDLHSPMYGEITEINHRSIFIDAVDQEGIEGQVEPIDVLAEGKEGEELILQMKQMGVNTKSLGQEVDTLIINGLNPDPGVTWAEPMLTQNGHNLHAGIELHKRLARAKHIVLAVPKGMHVSYDNIDVVCVEPEYPKSVNALLVKEVTGKENPEGVGAVGLHNIWSLGRVGVTGLPLMETVITIGSQTKWANYIVKNGMWIGQLLEYAGIELRDGDIISRGGPLRGECLDRLDRSITKGTTGLFVVESGTVPPMEGHSPCINCGACVQVCPAHLNPSTLSRYAEFANYNACLAEHSTHCLECGLCGYVCIARRPVLQYIRLANAKIKEMQEFVWEENK
- a CDS encoding RnfABCDGE type electron transport complex subunit D, which translates into the protein MSNLNQKILFSMTAAPFWHCGRTVQGNSIHTLFALSLVIAMAFWHWGIPVLGVVGLSVLVSVLTEEFWNTIMGRHSTFMDGTAAVSGVLLACLLPSTAPFWLVIIGAFCAITFGKMAFGGYGANPVSTVCVGWAMIFVSFPIYMDANAMLLQTDFIDPLVRLKYFGPDFMVNSVTCLDLFLGKQIGGLGVVQNAGIILGGIYLIAKGIVRLEIVISFIAGVLLLGGILNICSAELYVNPFYHLLTGSTLFCAFFLATECASAPDRAIGMFLYGLMGGMLVVTIRTFGVYTDGAPFAVMLINLLSPYFAMIQPKPFGVK